The following proteins are co-located in the Billgrantia tianxiuensis genome:
- a CDS encoding peptidylprolyl isomerase produces MIILETSFGDITIALNHDQAPKTAANFEQYVRDGHYDGTLFHRVIPGFMIQGGGFDQDFNQKPTRDPIENEADNGLKNLTGTLAMARTQDPHSATAQFFINVADNDFLNHSGKSIQGWGYCVFGEVVEGMDVVERITAVDTTRRGMHADVPAEDVIIQRAYVKDEASDS; encoded by the coding sequence ATGATCATTCTCGAGACCAGCTTCGGCGACATCACCATCGCCCTGAACCATGACCAGGCGCCCAAGACCGCGGCCAATTTCGAGCAGTACGTGCGCGACGGCCACTACGACGGCACTCTCTTTCACCGCGTCATTCCCGGATTCATGATCCAGGGCGGCGGCTTCGACCAGGACTTCAACCAGAAGCCCACCCGCGACCCGATCGAGAACGAAGCCGACAACGGCCTGAAGAACCTGACCGGCACCCTGGCCATGGCCCGCACCCAGGACCCGCACTCCGCCACCGCGCAGTTCTTCATCAACGTGGCCGATAACGACTTCCTCAACCACAGCGGCAAGTCCATCCAGGGCTGGGGCTACTGTGTCTTCGGTGAAGTGGTCGAAGGCATGGACGTGGTCGAACGCATTACCGCCGTGGACACCACTCGCCGCGGCATGCACGCCGACGTGCCCGCCGAGGACGTGATCATTCAGCGCGCCTACGTCAAGGACGAAGCCAGCGACAGCTGA
- a CDS encoding glutamine--tRNA ligase/YqeY domain fusion protein — MTTETASAPNFIRNQIRDEIQAGRSDKIVTRFPPEPNGFLHVGHAKSICLNFGLAEQFGGDCHLRFDDTNPAKEEQAYIDAIKEDVSWLGFEWAGEVRYASDYFDQLYAWAQHLIREGKAYVDDLSPDEIREYRGTLTEPGRPSPWRERSVEENLDLLERMRAGEFNEGGKVLRAKIDMASPNINLRDPILYRIRHAHHHQTGDKWKIYPSYDFAHGQSDAIEGVTHSICTLEFEDHRPLYEWFLDNLPVPAKPRQIEFARLNMNYTLTSKRKLKLLVDEGIVDGWDDPRMPTISGMRRRGYTPASIRKFCEMIGVTRADGGLVDIAMLYHAIRSDLEDNAPRAMCVLNPLKVVLTNVAEGHEEVYEVPGHPAREDMGLRRVPFTRELYIDREDFMEEPPKKFFRLAPGQEVRLRNSYVIRCDEVIKDDSGEVVELRCSVDFDTLGKNPEGRKVKGVIHWVSATHAVPMEVRLYDNLFLVEQPDKDKDADFLEHLNPESLKVCQAMGEPSLADTAPESRFQFERVGYFCADRHACRDGKLVFNRTVGLKDSWAKVQKQEAQKNDGQKKG, encoded by the coding sequence ATGACCACCGAGACCGCCAGTGCGCCGAATTTCATCCGCAACCAGATCCGCGACGAAATCCAGGCCGGCCGTAGCGACAAGATCGTCACCCGTTTTCCGCCGGAGCCCAATGGCTTCCTGCACGTGGGGCATGCCAAGTCGATCTGTCTGAACTTCGGCCTGGCCGAGCAGTTCGGTGGGGACTGTCACCTGCGCTTCGACGACACCAATCCGGCCAAGGAGGAGCAGGCCTATATCGATGCGATCAAGGAGGACGTCAGCTGGCTTGGCTTCGAGTGGGCCGGCGAGGTTCGCTATGCCTCCGATTACTTCGATCAGCTCTACGCCTGGGCGCAGCACTTGATTCGCGAGGGCAAGGCCTACGTCGACGACCTTTCGCCCGACGAGATTCGCGAGTACCGCGGCACCCTGACCGAGCCAGGACGGCCCAGCCCCTGGCGCGAGCGCAGCGTGGAGGAGAACCTCGATCTGCTCGAGCGCATGCGCGCCGGCGAGTTCAACGAGGGTGGGAAGGTGCTGCGTGCCAAGATCGACATGGCGTCGCCCAACATCAACCTGCGCGACCCGATCCTCTACCGAATTCGTCATGCCCACCATCATCAGACCGGTGACAAGTGGAAGATCTATCCTTCCTATGACTTCGCCCACGGCCAGTCCGATGCCATCGAGGGGGTGACCCACTCCATTTGCACCCTGGAGTTCGAGGATCACCGCCCGCTCTATGAGTGGTTCCTCGACAACCTGCCGGTGCCGGCCAAGCCGCGGCAGATCGAGTTCGCCCGGCTCAACATGAACTACACCCTGACCTCCAAGCGCAAGCTCAAGCTGCTGGTGGACGAGGGCATCGTCGATGGTTGGGACGATCCGCGCATGCCGACCATCTCGGGCATGCGCCGCCGCGGCTATACCCCGGCATCGATCCGCAAGTTCTGCGAGATGATCGGCGTGACCCGGGCCGATGGCGGGCTGGTCGACATCGCCATGCTCTACCATGCCATCCGTTCGGACCTCGAGGACAATGCGCCGCGCGCCATGTGCGTGCTCAACCCGCTCAAGGTGGTGTTGACCAACGTAGCCGAGGGCCACGAAGAAGTGTACGAAGTGCCTGGTCACCCCGCTCGGGAGGACATGGGCCTGCGCCGGGTGCCGTTCACCCGCGAGCTCTACATCGACCGGGAAGACTTCATGGAGGAGCCGCCGAAGAAGTTCTTCCGCCTGGCGCCCGGTCAAGAGGTGCGCTTGCGCAACTCCTACGTGATCCGCTGCGACGAGGTGATCAAGGACGACAGCGGCGAGGTCGTGGAGCTGCGTTGCTCGGTGGATTTCGACACCTTGGGCAAGAATCCCGAGGGGCGCAAGGTCAAGGGCGTGATCCATTGGGTCAGTGCCACCCATGCGGTACCCATGGAGGTGCGCCTGTACGACAACCTGTTCCTGGTCGAGCAACCCGACAAGGACAAGGACGCCGATTTCCTCGAGCATCTCAATCCCGAGTCGCTCAAGGTCTGTCAGGCCATGGGCGAGCCCAGCCTGGCCGACACGGCACCCGAGTCGCGCTTCCAGTTCGAGCGCGTAGGCTACTTCTGTGCCGACCGCCACGCCTGTCGTGACGGCAAGCTGGTGTTCAATCGTACCGTTGGGCTGAAGGACAGCTGGGCCAAGGTTCAGAAGCAAGAAGCCCAGAAGAATGATGGCCAGAAGAAGGGCTGA
- the cysS gene encoding cysteine--tRNA ligase, which yields MQIYNTLTRRKETFTPIEPGKVRMYVCGMTVYDYCHLGHARVMVAFDVVTRYLRWRGFDVTYVRNITDIDDKILKRAEENGESIAALTERMIDAMHEDETRLGVLRPDHEPRATGHVAEIIAMVETLIDKGYAYPAANGDVYYRVRKFEGYGKLNNRNLDEMRAGARVEVDEYKEDPLDFVLWKAAKPGEASWPSPWGEGRPGWHIECSAMSTCCLGDTFDIHGGGPDLTFPHHENEIAQSEAATGKPYVNTWMHAGAVRVNQEKMSKSLGNFFTIREVLEVHDPEVVRYLLVASHYRSPINYAPESLAEARKSLERFYTALEGLEPGSAVGTVDSRFAERFTAAMDDDFNTAEALSVLFELVRELNRARKETPDEAPALAAELRRLGGVLGLFGQDPQAFLKGGQAALPLSEEEIEARIVQRAEAKKARDFAAADAIRDELAALGIVLKDSREGTSWVFESPKP from the coding sequence ATGCAGATCTACAATACGCTGACGCGGCGCAAGGAGACGTTCACCCCCATCGAGCCGGGCAAGGTGCGCATGTACGTCTGCGGCATGACCGTCTATGACTACTGCCACCTGGGCCATGCCCGGGTGATGGTGGCCTTCGACGTGGTGACCCGCTACCTGCGCTGGCGCGGCTTCGACGTCACCTACGTACGCAATATCACCGACATCGACGACAAGATCCTCAAGCGCGCCGAGGAGAATGGCGAGAGCATCGCGGCGCTGACCGAGCGCATGATCGATGCCATGCACGAGGACGAGACGCGTCTTGGCGTGCTGCGTCCCGATCACGAGCCGCGTGCCACGGGCCACGTGGCCGAGATCATCGCCATGGTCGAGACCCTGATCGACAAGGGCTATGCCTATCCGGCCGCCAACGGTGACGTCTACTACCGGGTGCGCAAGTTCGAGGGCTACGGCAAGCTCAACAACCGCAACCTGGACGAGATGCGTGCCGGCGCCCGGGTCGAGGTCGACGAGTACAAGGAGGATCCGCTCGACTTCGTGCTGTGGAAGGCTGCCAAGCCAGGCGAGGCGAGCTGGCCCTCGCCCTGGGGTGAGGGACGCCCCGGTTGGCATATCGAGTGCTCGGCGATGTCGACCTGCTGCCTGGGCGATACCTTCGACATCCACGGCGGCGGCCCGGACCTGACTTTCCCGCACCACGAGAACGAGATTGCCCAGTCCGAAGCAGCTACCGGCAAGCCCTACGTCAACACCTGGATGCATGCCGGGGCAGTGCGGGTGAACCAGGAGAAGATGTCCAAGTCGCTGGGCAATTTCTTCACTATCCGCGAGGTGCTCGAGGTTCACGATCCGGAAGTGGTGCGCTACCTGCTGGTGGCCAGCCACTATCGTAGCCCGATCAATTATGCCCCCGAGTCGCTGGCCGAGGCGCGCAAGTCGCTGGAGCGTTTCTACACCGCTCTCGAGGGTCTTGAGCCCGGGAGCGCCGTGGGCACGGTCGACAGCCGCTTCGCCGAGCGCTTCACCGCCGCCATGGATGACGACTTCAACACTGCGGAGGCGCTTTCGGTGCTGTTCGAGCTGGTGCGCGAGCTGAACCGTGCCAGGAAGGAAACGCCCGACGAGGCGCCGGCACTGGCTGCCGAGCTGCGTCGTCTGGGCGGCGTGCTGGGGCTGTTCGGCCAGGATCCGCAGGCCTTCCTCAAGGGCGGCCAGGCGGCGCTGCCGTTGAGCGAAGAAGAGATCGAGGCGCGCATCGTGCAACGGGCCGAAGCCAAGAAAGCCAGGGACTTCGCTGCCGCCGATGCCATCCGCGATGAACTCGCCGCACTCGGCATCGTGCTCAAGGATTCCCGAGAGGGGACGAGCTGGGTCTTCGAGTCGCCGAAACCATAA
- a CDS encoding DUF1853 family protein gives MARRARGQSPRVGAPGGRYGRRPHGHYHERLWQFLLDTAPGTRLLASNLRVHQGKRTLGELDLLYRRRDDPTPVHLEVAIKFYLGLPEGPGPLHGQARWIGPGGADSLATKREHLDRHQLRLTERVETRTAIRQHTHPRDIGPAPEIAILRQLAIPGVLFYPWQAPMPKPHEAASDHLRGHWLHWCDWRRLRDGLARNTRAVWLVKPHWLALPRDEAFLPLHQVEARLAQHFSRPSAPVQIALLGPRARDRRHRRLFIVDDSWPLQIPLPPRPLA, from the coding sequence CTGGCTCGGCGAGCTCGAGGCCAATCCCCAAGGGTTGGAGCGCCGGGTGGGCGATACGGTCGACGGCCGCATGGGCATTACCACGAGCGCCTGTGGCAGTTCCTGCTCGATACCGCGCCGGGCACTCGCCTGCTCGCCAGCAACCTGCGCGTGCATCAGGGCAAGCGCACCCTGGGCGAACTCGACCTGCTCTATCGTCGACGAGACGACCCCACGCCGGTTCATCTGGAAGTGGCGATCAAGTTCTACCTGGGGTTACCGGAAGGCCCAGGCCCACTTCATGGCCAGGCCCGCTGGATCGGTCCCGGCGGCGCCGACAGTCTGGCCACCAAACGCGAGCACCTCGACCGCCATCAGTTGCGCCTGACGGAGAGAGTCGAAACGCGCACGGCGATCCGTCAGCACACCCATCCTCGCGACATCGGCCCAGCCCCGGAGATCGCCATCCTGCGTCAGCTAGCGATACCCGGCGTGCTGTTCTATCCCTGGCAGGCGCCCATGCCGAAGCCACACGAAGCGGCTTCCGATCACCTGCGCGGTCATTGGCTGCACTGGTGCGACTGGCGGCGACTGCGCGACGGCCTGGCCCGCAACACTCGCGCCGTCTGGCTGGTCAAGCCTCACTGGCTGGCGCTACCGCGGGACGAAGCGTTCCTGCCGCTACATCAGGTCGAGGCGCGCCTCGCCCAGCATTTTTCCCGTCCCTCCGCTCCGGTGCAAATCGCCCTGCTCGGCCCCCGTGCTCGCGACCGCCGTCATCGGCGCCTGTTCATCGTGGATGACAGCTGGCCACTGCAGATACCGCTGCCCCCTCGGCCGCTTGCCTGA
- the osmF gene encoding glycine betaine ABC transporter substrate-binding protein OsmF — MKRSLSSLAALAAGSLLLAASVQANEPVTVSSKIDTEGSVLGQLIIQRLQQGGIETEDRLQLGATNIVRQALLSGEIDLYPEYTGNGAFFFDMADSDVWHDADQAFETVRERDAENGLVWLMPAQANNTWAMSVRGDLAREHGLETLEDLAEYLGDGGEFKFAASAEFVESEQALPAFQEAYGFELSADQLLVLSGGNTAATMRAAAQQTSGVNGAMTYGTDGGLNALDLVVLEDTLGVQPVYQPAPVVREEVLEAYPQIAELLEPLFQSLDLETLQELNARVAVEGLDPRQVAEEYLSGLQD; from the coding sequence ATGAAACGCTCCTTGTCCAGCCTGGCGGCGTTGGCTGCCGGTTCCCTGTTGCTCGCCGCGAGCGTGCAGGCCAATGAACCGGTGACGGTATCCTCCAAGATCGACACCGAAGGTTCGGTACTGGGTCAGTTGATCATCCAGCGCTTGCAGCAGGGTGGCATCGAGACCGAGGATCGGCTGCAGCTCGGTGCCACGAACATCGTGCGCCAGGCACTGTTGAGCGGAGAAATCGACCTCTATCCCGAGTATACGGGCAACGGTGCCTTCTTCTTCGACATGGCCGACAGCGATGTCTGGCACGACGCTGACCAGGCCTTTGAGACGGTGCGCGAGCGGGATGCCGAGAACGGTCTGGTCTGGCTGATGCCGGCGCAGGCCAACAATACCTGGGCCATGAGCGTGCGCGGCGACCTGGCCCGTGAGCATGGCCTCGAGACCTTGGAGGATCTCGCCGAGTATCTTGGTGACGGCGGGGAATTCAAGTTCGCCGCCAGCGCGGAGTTCGTCGAATCGGAGCAGGCGCTACCGGCATTTCAGGAAGCCTATGGTTTCGAACTGAGCGCCGACCAGTTGCTGGTGCTGTCCGGCGGCAACACCGCTGCCACCATGCGTGCCGCCGCCCAGCAGACCAGCGGCGTGAATGGTGCCATGACCTATGGTACCGACGGTGGGCTCAATGCACTGGACCTGGTGGTGTTGGAGGACACGCTCGGCGTGCAGCCGGTCTACCAGCCGGCGCCGGTGGTGCGTGAGGAAGTACTCGAGGCTTACCCGCAGATTGCCGAGCTGCTCGAACCACTGTTCCAGTCGCTCGATCTCGAGACGCTGCAGGAGCTCAACGCCCGGGTCGCGGTGGAGGGCCTCGATCCGCGCCAGGTTGCCGAGGAGTATCTGTCCGGGCTGCAGGACTGA
- a CDS encoding ABC transporter permease codes for MLAAVAAWLSLDAVSVAPNRIVPGTPHMALGVMGGWPAWLLALPMLAVAVLAWKPGRKELRLSLVAVVTLLALLPLWLSAATAVLVEPDMPQARVAIGRSLWLVLFLLLLATIELRTRLGLSRPLGWLLLVPMVSSWWLSLALWLEPLALLREYQARSDQFMSALLVHLILVGAAVGASLVLASLLALAMRRHAGIRRTGFAVLNFLQTIPSLALFGLLLAPLAWLGSRLDWLAAFGVSGIGWAPAFLALLGYSLLPMVRNIHVALEEVEPAVIESARGMGMSRRQVFLQVRLPLALPVVLEGIRITTVQAIGLTAVAALIGAGGLGTFIFQGLGQAAMDMVLLGALPIIVLALVADALFGSLSERLRPGGAA; via the coding sequence ATGCTTGCTGCCGTAGCCGCGTGGCTATCGCTCGACGCGGTGAGCGTGGCACCCAACCGAATCGTACCCGGCACTCCCCACATGGCGTTGGGCGTCATGGGAGGCTGGCCGGCCTGGCTGTTGGCCCTGCCCATGCTGGCCGTGGCAGTGCTGGCCTGGAAGCCCGGTCGCAAGGAGCTGAGGCTCTCGCTGGTTGCCGTGGTGACGCTGTTGGCGCTGCTGCCGCTGTGGCTTTCGGCGGCGACGGCGGTGCTGGTCGAGCCGGACATGCCGCAGGCGCGTGTCGCCATCGGTCGCTCCCTCTGGCTGGTGCTGTTCCTGCTGCTGCTGGCAACGATCGAGCTGCGCACCCGGCTCGGGTTGTCGCGCCCGTTGGGCTGGCTGCTGCTGGTGCCGATGGTCTCGAGCTGGTGGTTGTCGCTCGCGCTATGGCTGGAGCCGCTGGCTCTGCTGCGCGAGTACCAGGCGCGTAGCGACCAGTTCATGAGTGCGTTGCTGGTGCATCTGATATTGGTCGGTGCGGCTGTCGGCGCCAGCTTGGTGCTGGCATCCCTGCTGGCTCTGGCCATGCGGCGGCATGCCGGAATCCGCCGTACGGGGTTCGCTGTGCTCAACTTTCTCCAGACCATTCCCAGCCTGGCGCTGTTCGGGTTGTTGCTGGCACCGCTTGCTTGGCTCGGTTCGCGGCTTGACTGGCTGGCGGCGTTCGGCGTCAGCGGTATCGGCTGGGCACCGGCATTCCTGGCGTTGCTCGGCTACAGTCTGCTCCCCATGGTGCGCAACATTCATGTGGCGCTGGAGGAAGTGGAGCCGGCGGTGATCGAATCGGCCCGGGGCATGGGCATGAGCCGGCGCCAGGTGTTCCTGCAGGTTCGCTTGCCGTTGGCGCTGCCGGTAGTGCTGGAGGGAATTCGCATCACCACGGTCCAGGCGATAGGCTTGACCGCGGTGGCGGCGCTGATCGGAGCCGGCGGGCTTGGCACCTTCATTTTCCAGGGCCTGGGCCAGGCGGCCATGGACATGGTCCTGCTCGGCGCCTTGCCGATCATCGTGCTGGCACTGGTGGCAGATGCCTTGTTCGGTTCCCTGAGTGAACGCCTGCGTCCGGGAGGGGCGGCATGA
- a CDS encoding ABC transporter ATP-binding protein yields the protein MIELFDVTKRFGSETAVDGISLRVEKGELCALVGTSGCGKSTTLRMINRLIEHDGGEIHLDGQPVRNFDEVELRRRIGYVIQSTGLFPHWTVARNIGLVPRLLKWPKARVRERVEELMHLLGLSVAEFADKYPRQLSGGQAQRVGVARALAADPDILLMDEPFGALDPITRETLQQEMRELQARLHKTVVFVTHDMDEALALADRLVVMHQGRIVQQGKPIELLHEPANPFVESLLGGLDRGLKEAALIQVSERMLPLGPRLLASERIAYGAPLSQALSVMLWHRVDRLTVVDEEDIPIGELSLRRLLGAKAS from the coding sequence ATGATCGAACTGTTCGACGTGACCAAGCGCTTCGGCAGCGAGACCGCGGTCGATGGCATCTCGCTGCGTGTGGAGAAGGGCGAGCTATGTGCGCTGGTCGGGACCTCGGGCTGCGGCAAGTCCACCACGCTGCGCATGATCAACCGCCTGATCGAGCATGACGGCGGCGAGATTCACCTCGATGGCCAGCCGGTGCGTAACTTCGACGAAGTCGAGCTGCGTCGGCGGATCGGCTATGTCATCCAGAGTACCGGGCTGTTTCCGCACTGGACGGTGGCACGTAACATCGGGCTGGTACCGCGCCTGCTGAAGTGGCCCAAGGCCAGGGTGCGCGAACGGGTCGAGGAACTGATGCACCTGCTTGGCCTGTCGGTTGCCGAGTTCGCCGACAAGTATCCGCGTCAGCTTTCCGGCGGGCAGGCGCAGCGGGTAGGGGTCGCCCGGGCGCTGGCCGCCGATCCGGACATCCTGCTGATGGACGAGCCCTTCGGGGCGCTGGACCCGATCACTCGTGAAACCCTGCAGCAGGAGATGCGCGAGCTTCAGGCCCGCCTGCACAAGACGGTCGTCTTCGTCACTCACGACATGGACGAGGCATTGGCCCTGGCCGATCGGCTGGTGGTGATGCATCAGGGCCGGATCGTGCAGCAGGGTAAGCCCATCGAGCTGTTGCACGAGCCTGCCAACCCCTTCGTCGAGTCGCTGCTGGGTGGGTTGGATCGCGGCCTCAAGGAGGCGGCGCTGATTCAGGTATCCGAGCGCATGCTGCCGCTGGGCCCCCGCCTGCTGGCCAGTGAGCGAATTGCCTACGGCGCGCCGCTCAGCCAGGCGCTGTCGGTAATGCTGTGGCACCGCGTGGATCGCCTGACGGTGGTCGACGAAGAGGACATCCCCATCGGCGAGCTGTCGCTACGCCGCCTGCTCGGGGCCAAGGCTTCATGA
- a CDS encoding ABC transporter permease yields MNRQAAVAVTGMPVASLRRWLAPLAWLSLLLLLTVGMTHLEWLFRLIEPDMRQVIYRRAGFFTLLAQHVLVVGAASLLAVILGVGAAIAVTRTAGRDFLPLVSQLASIGQTFPPVAVLALAVPALGFGTLPIIVALLLYGLLPIVRNTLAGIDGIDPEVREAARGMGMTAGQILRQVELPLAAPVILAGIRTSVTINIATAALGATVGASNLGDPIISGIVNGNTAYIVQGALLIGLLALCVDSMFERMQRRPDA; encoded by the coding sequence ATGAATCGCCAGGCGGCGGTAGCCGTGACGGGAATGCCGGTGGCCTCCTTGCGCCGCTGGCTGGCGCCGCTGGCCTGGTTGTCGCTGTTGCTGCTGCTGACGGTTGGGATGACCCACTTGGAATGGCTGTTTCGCCTGATCGAGCCGGACATGCGTCAAGTGATCTATCGCCGTGCCGGTTTCTTCACTCTGCTGGCACAGCATGTCCTGGTAGTGGGCGCAGCCTCGCTGCTGGCCGTGATCCTGGGGGTGGGAGCGGCAATTGCCGTCACGCGAACGGCCGGCCGGGACTTCCTGCCATTGGTGTCGCAGCTCGCTTCCATTGGCCAGACCTTCCCTCCCGTTGCCGTGCTGGCGCTGGCGGTACCCGCGCTCGGCTTCGGTACCTTGCCGATCATCGTCGCCCTGTTGCTGTACGGACTGTTGCCGATCGTGCGCAATACCCTGGCCGGGATCGATGGCATCGACCCCGAGGTGCGCGAGGCGGCGCGCGGCATGGGCATGACGGCAGGGCAGATCCTGCGCCAGGTGGAGCTACCGCTGGCCGCGCCGGTGATCCTCGCCGGCATTCGTACCTCCGTCACCATCAATATCGCCACTGCCGCGCTGGGGGCCACCGTCGGTGCCAGTAATCTGGGCGATCCCATCATTTCCGGCATCGTCAATGGCAATACCGCCTATATCGTGCAGGGTGCGCTGTTGATTGGGCTGCTTGCCCTGTGTGTCGACAGCATGTTCGAGCGAATGCAGCGTCGTCCCGACGCCTGA
- a CDS encoding thiamine pyrophosphate-dependent dehydrogenase E1 component subunit alpha, whose protein sequence is MTTTHDVHSPSFMTGDEFHIPTFRLLQQDGTLFEGAEAPELDEEKALKIYRAMLVTRVLDERMMAAQRQGRLSFYMQCTGEEAAVIGATAALDDADMIMAQYREQGALVYRGFSYDEFMNQLFGNELDYGKGRQMPIHYGSRKLHYMTISSPLATQIPQATGYAYGQKLAGEGHCTITFFGEGAASEGDFHAALNMASVHKVPVIFFCRNNGYAISTPASEQFAADGIAPRAFGYRMHVIRVDGNDVLAVYRATQEARKLAVEMNQPVLIEAMTYRLAAHSSSDDPSGYRSRKEEEAWREKDPILRMQRWLIERGWWSEEEEKELQDSLRREVLETMKRAEKRPPPPLESLVTDVYADVTPALQRQLDALKTHIRKHPDAYPKGARSLDPDVKAAAGEYKAGDEQGGA, encoded by the coding sequence ATGACAACAACACACGACGTCCACTCGCCAAGCTTCATGACCGGCGATGAGTTCCACATCCCCACGTTTCGTCTGCTCCAGCAGGATGGCACCTTGTTCGAGGGCGCCGAGGCGCCCGAGCTCGACGAGGAAAAGGCGCTCAAGATCTACCGCGCCATGCTCGTCACGCGGGTACTCGACGAGCGCATGATGGCGGCACAGCGCCAGGGGCGGCTGTCGTTCTACATGCAGTGTACCGGTGAAGAGGCGGCGGTGATCGGCGCCACCGCGGCACTGGACGATGCCGACATGATCATGGCTCAGTACCGCGAGCAGGGCGCGCTGGTCTACCGTGGCTTCAGCTACGACGAGTTCATGAACCAGCTGTTCGGCAACGAACTCGACTACGGCAAGGGACGGCAGATGCCGATCCACTACGGGTCGCGCAAGCTGCACTACATGACCATCTCCTCACCGCTGGCCACCCAGATCCCCCAGGCCACCGGCTACGCCTATGGCCAGAAGCTGGCCGGAGAAGGGCACTGCACCATCACCTTCTTCGGCGAAGGGGCCGCATCGGAAGGGGACTTCCATGCAGCGCTGAACATGGCCTCGGTGCACAAGGTGCCGGTGATCTTCTTCTGTCGCAACAATGGCTATGCGATCTCCACGCCGGCCAGCGAGCAGTTCGCCGCCGACGGCATCGCCCCGCGGGCGTTCGGCTACCGCATGCACGTGATTCGTGTCGACGGTAACGACGTGCTGGCGGTATATCGCGCCACGCAGGAAGCGCGCAAGCTTGCCGTAGAGATGAACCAGCCGGTGCTGATCGAGGCAATGACCTATCGACTGGCGGCGCACTCGTCGTCCGATGATCCCTCCGGTTACCGCTCGCGCAAGGAGGAGGAAGCGTGGCGTGAGAAGGACCCTATCCTGCGCATGCAGCGTTGGCTGATCGAGCGCGGCTGGTGGAGCGAAGAGGAAGAGAAAGAACTCCAGGACAGTTTGCGCCGCGAGGTGCTCGAAACCATGAAGCGTGCCGAGAAGCGACCGCCGCCGCCGCTCGAAAGCCTGGTCACGGACGTCTACGCCGACGTGACGCCGGCGCTGCAGCGCCAGCTCGACGCGCTCAAGACCCATATCCGCAAGCATCCCGATGCCTATCCGAAGGGGGCGCGGTCGCTCGACCCCGACGTCAAGGCGGCAGCTGGCGAGTACAAGGCCGGCGACGAACAGGGAGGAGCCTGA
- a CDS encoding alpha-ketoacid dehydrogenase subunit beta, whose protein sequence is MPKMNMLQAINNALDIAMAEDDKVLCFGEDVGVFGGVFRATSHLQEKYGRERCFNTPLVEQGIIGFANGLAAQGSVPVAEIQFADYIFPAFDQIVNETAKFRYRSGDLFNVGGLTIRTPYGGGISGGHYHSQSPEAYFAHTPGLKIVVPRNPYQAKGLLLSAIRDPDPVIFFEPKRLYRAAVGEVPEEDYQLPIGEAEVTKEGSDVTVLGWGAQMEVIDRAVELAEKEGISCEVIDLRSILPWDEDTVVESVLKTGRLVITHEAPRTGGFAGEIAATIQERCFLYLESPIERVTGLDTPFPLTLEKEYLPDHLKIFEAIKASVAY, encoded by the coding sequence ATGCCCAAGATGAACATGCTTCAGGCGATCAACAATGCGCTGGACATCGCCATGGCCGAGGACGACAAGGTGCTCTGCTTCGGTGAGGATGTCGGCGTTTTCGGCGGCGTTTTCCGTGCCACCAGCCATCTGCAGGAGAAGTACGGCCGCGAGCGCTGCTTCAACACGCCCCTGGTGGAGCAAGGGATCATCGGCTTCGCCAATGGCCTGGCGGCCCAGGGGTCGGTACCGGTGGCTGAGATCCAGTTCGCCGACTACATCTTTCCGGCCTTCGACCAGATCGTCAACGAAACGGCCAAGTTCCGCTATCGCTCCGGCGATCTGTTCAACGTCGGTGGTTTGACCATTCGTACTCCATACGGCGGCGGCATCTCCGGCGGTCACTATCATTCCCAATCGCCGGAAGCCTATTTCGCCCACACTCCGGGACTCAAGATCGTGGTGCCGCGCAATCCCTATCAGGCCAAGGGGCTGCTGCTGTCGGCGATTCGCGATCCCGACCCGGTGATCTTCTTCGAGCCCAAGCGGCTCTACCGTGCTGCGGTGGGCGAGGTGCCCGAGGAGGACTACCAGCTGCCCATCGGCGAGGCCGAGGTCACCAAGGAGGGCAGCGACGTCACCGTGCTCGGTTGGGGCGCGCAGATGGAAGTGATCGACCGCGCCGTGGAACTCGCCGAGAAGGAGGGTATTTCCTGCGAAGTGATCGACCTGCGCAGCATCCTGCCGTGGGACGAGGATACCGTGGTCGAGTCGGTACTCAAGACCGGCCGCCTGGTGATCACTCACGAGGCGCCTCGCACCGGCGGATTCGCCGGTGAGATCGCCGCCACTATCCAGGAGCGCTGCTTCCTGTACCTGGAGTCGCCCATCGAGCGGGTGACGGGCCTGGATACGCCATTCCCGCTGACGCTGGAGAAGGAGTACCTGCCCGATCATCTCAAGATATTCGAGGCGATCAAGGCATCCGTGGCGTACTGA